CGCGCAGCGGATCCCACAGGAACCACCAGCCTGCGGCCAGCGTTGCGACCAGCACACCCAGCAGGACCGCGGCCTTCGGCGCGGTGGCCCAGTTGCCGACGTCCTTCGGGTCGAGATTCTTGAAATCGTCCGCAATGCGCGTGAAATCGATCTGGGGCATCTGGATCTGCTTCATGTCTTGCGCCCCTTCGCCGTCTTGCTGTCGGCCTCGTCCACCGCGCGCGTGATGAACAGATCGAGGCTGAATTCGTTCATGCGGCGCTTGTCGACAGTGGCGCCCTTGATTTCGATGAGGGTCGGGCGCTCGAGCAGCGGCGACGACTCCAGATTCCGCATCAGGCTGGACACCCGCGCGTTCGATTGCGCATACCCGACCAGATTGATCTTGTTCGCCTGCTGCGAAACCTTCTTGATATAGACGCCTTCCGGCACGTTCTTCGCGAGTTCGTTGAACAGGCCGACCGCCTCCGACCGGTTGCCCTGCAGCGACTCGATCACCCGCTTGCGCTGCAGCAGCGCGTCGGTCTGCTCGCGCAACCGCTTGATCTCGTCGATCGACTTGTCGAGCGCAGCGATTTCGGTCTTCAGGAAGGCGTTCTTTTCGTCCTGGGCCGACACGTAACCGCTGATGATGCCGTTGCCGAGCGCCACGATGAGACCGCCGAGCACCAGCGTCAGGCCGGTCAGCGCATAGAACTGCTGGCGCCGAGCCTTGCGCTTCTCCTCGCGATGGGGAAGAAGGTTGATGCGTATCATGCGTCGAACCTCCTGAGCGCAAGGCCGCAGGCCACCAGCAGTGACGGCGCGTCCTGGCTGAGACGCTTGGCGGTGACCGTCTGCGACAGCTGCATGTCGACAAAGGGGTTCGCGATACGGGTTTCGACCTGGGTACGGTTGGCAACCACTTCGTCCAGACCGGGGATCACCGAGCACCCGCCGGCGAGCACGATGTGGTCGACGCTGTTGTACTGCGTCGAGGTGAAGAAGAACTGCAGCGCACGCGACACCTCGAGCGCGAGGTTGTCCATGAAGGGACGCAGCAGATCGTTCTCGTAATTCTCCGGCAGCGTGTTGGTGCGCTTGGCGGCTTCGGCCTCTTCCGGGCTCATGCCGTAGTTGCGCATGATGTCCTGCGTCAGCTGGTAGCCGCCGAACGCCTGCTCGCGCGAATAGACCGGCTGGTCGTTGCGCAGGATGATCACGTTCATCACGTTGGCGCCGACGTCGACCAGCACGATGTTGGTGTCCTTGCCGCCGTCCGGCAGCTGCTTCTCGACCAGTTCGAATGCGGCCTGTGCCGCGTAGGACTCGACATCAACCACGACTGCGCGCAGGCCGGCCGCTTCGGCCACCGCGACGCGGTCCTCGACCTTTTCCTTGCGCGAGGCGGCGATCAGCACCTCGACCTCGTCCGGGTTGCCGGGCGCCGGGCCGACCACCTGGAAATCGAGATTCACCTCGTCGAGCTGGAAGGGGATGTACTGATTGGCTTCCGACTCCACCAGCACTTCGAGCTCCTGCTCGCGCTGATTGGCCGGAACGATGATCTTTTTCGTGATGACGGCCGCCGCTGGCAGGGCCAGCGCGACATTGCGCGTCGACGTGCCCATGCGCTTCCACGCCCGACGCACGGCGTCGGCGACGTCTTCGAGCTTGGCGATGTTGCCATCCACCACCGAATCGCGCGGGAGGTTCTCGATGGCGTAGCGCTCGATGCGGTGCTCGCCCTTCGCTGTCCGGGACAGCTCGACCAGCTTGACCGCCGAGGACGACACGTCCAGCCCCATCAGGGGACGCGCTCCCGGGTTAAATACCGACAGGTCGAAAGCCAAGCTTTTTCCTTTTAAGACAGTGAATTAGGCCCAATACGCACAAATTACATTAAGATGCTAGCAGCAAGGTATCGACAAGTAAACAAATTTTGGGTAGGCGTAACGAGAAGCTTCACACGGTCGGCCGGCTATACTTTCGGCCTCAAACCCCCTCCGGAAACCCATCCTCTTGCTCTCCAAATTCCGCTGGCTGCTCTACCCGTTGACCGCCCTCACCGGCCTCGCACTGATAGGCGCGGCCCTCGCGCTGATCGTCGTACTGCTCGCCTACCCTCAGCTCCCGTCGCTGGACATCCTGACCGACTACCGGCCGAAGATCCCGCTTCGCGTCTACAACGCCGACGGGCAGCTGATCGGCGAATTCGGCGAAGAACGCCGCTCGGTCGTGCCGATCGAACAGGTGCCGGACGCGCTCAAGCACGCCATCATTGCCGCCGAGGACGAGCGCTTCTACCAGCACTCGGGCATCGACTACATCGGCATTGCCCGTGCCGCGCTGGCCAATCTGACCAGCGGCGGCCGCAGCCAGGGCGCCAGCACCATCACGATGCAGGTGGCGCGCAATTTCTTCCTGTCGAGCGAACGCACCCTGCGCCGGAAAGTCTATGAAGCACTGATGGCGTTCAAAATCGAGAACAGCCTGACAAAAGACCAGATACTCCAGCTCTATATCAACCAGATCTATCTCGGTCAGCGCGCCTACGGTTTTGCCGCCGCCTCCAGAGCCTATTTCGGCAAAAACCTGAAGGACATTAGCGTCGCCGAAGCAGCGATGCTCGCCGGTCTGCCGAAAGCGCCTTCCAAGTACAACCCGGTGGTGAACCCGAAGCGCGCCGCGCTGCGCCAGTCCTACGTGCTGCGGCGCATGCAGGAGCTGGGCTACATCGACGAAGCGACCCGCGCTCGCGCGGTCGAGGAAGAGCTGGTCCTGCGTCGCGACAGCAGCAGCACCGCCAGCGGGCCGAAGCCGGCGGATTTCGTCGCCGAGATGGCGCGCCAGATGGCGGTCGAGCGCTTCGGCGAGAACGCCTACTCGCTCGGCCTGCGTGTGGTGACGACGATACGGCGCGCCGACCAGGACGCCGCCATCGAGGCCGTCCGCAAAGGCGTGTTCGACTACGACCGCCGGCATGGCTATCGCGGCGCGGAGTCCTTCGTCGACATGAAGGACGTCGGCGCCGACGATGACGAACTGCTCGACGATCTGCTGCAGGACGTGCCGGACGCGGTCGGCCTGCACGCCGCCGTGGTGCTCGCCGCCAGTCCGACGGCGGTAAAGGTCTACAAGCGCGGCGGCGAAGTGCTCAACCTGGGCGCCGACGCGATCAAGTTCGCCAAGGCGATGCTGGACGACAAGGCGCCGCCGGCCCGCAAACTGCGTCGCGGCGCCGTCGTGCGCGTGATGCAGGACGCCAAGCTCGGCTGGACGCTGGCGCAGATGCCGGAAGTCGAGGCGGCCCTGCTCGCCATCGACAGCAGCGATGGCGCGGTCCGCGCGCTGGTCGGCGGTTTCGACTTCAATCGCAGCAAGTTCAACCACGTCACCCAGGGCTGGCGTCAGCCCGGTTCGGCGTTCAAGCCCTTCATCTACTCGGCGGCACTGGAGAAGGGCTACGGGCCGGCGACCGTCGAGGAGGACACGCCGCTGGTGGTGTCGGCCGGCGAAACCGGCAGCCAGAGCTGGCAGCCAAAGAACTACGACGGCAAGTACGACGGCCCGATCTCGCTGCGCACGGCGCTGGCGAAGTCGAAGAACATGGTGTCCATCCGCATGCTGCGCTCGATCGGCCCACGCTATGCGCAGGACTATGTTTCACGCTTCGGATTCGACGCCGCGCGCCACCCGCCCTACCTGACGATGGCGCTCGGTGCGGGTTCTGTCACCCCGTGGCAGATGGCGTCCGCCTACGCCGTGTTCGCCAACGGCGGCTACCGGGTCGAGCCCTATGTGGTGAGCGAGATCACCGACAGCGAGGGACGCGTGCTGGCGCGCTTCACGCCGCGCAAGGCCGGCGACGAAGGTTTGCGCGTCATCGACGCGCGCAACGCCTACCTGATGGACAGCATGATGCAGGACGTCGTGCGCCGCGGAACGGCCACCCGCGCGCTGGCCCTCAAGCGCGGCGACCTCGCCGGCAAGACCGGCACCACCAACGACTATCTCGACGCCTGGTTCTGCGGCTACCAGCCCTCGCGCGTAGCCGTTGCATGGATAGGCTTCGACAACCCGCGCACCCTGGGCCGTGGCGAGACCGGCGGTTCTGCAGCGCTGCCGATGTGGGTGGATTACATGCGCCACGCACTGAAGGACGTGCCCGAACAGCGGCTGCCGCTGCCCGACGGCCTGATCAGCATCGATGCCGGCGAGGACAGCAAGGGTAACCCGCGCAACGACCTGATGTACGAGGAACACCTGCCGCCGCCGCCCGAATCGCTACCGGAAGAGCCGGAAACGCCGGCTTCGGAAGGTGAGCTGCAGCCCGGCCCGCCGCCGCAGTCGCCGGCACCGATTCCGACGCCGCCACGCTCGCCGACCGGCCACATCGTACCGAGCGAATCGCGGCTGACGGTGCCGGAAACGCTCAGCCGCGCAGCTTCACCGGCTCGCCCGCCTGCTGGCTGAGCAGTTCTTCCAGTGCCTGCATCAGTTCCTTGCCGTCGCGCGTGCCTATCCAGCGGCCGCCGTCGGCACGGAAGTGGAAGCCGCCGGAGCGCGCCGCGACCCAGATTTCCTGAGCGACGCCGTGACGGTTGATCACCATTTTCGAACCGTCGTCGAACTCCAGTTCCAGCACGCCGCCGGCCTGCAGTTCGTAGTCGATTCCGGCGCCGCTGCGCTCGATGGCCTGCTCGATCGCAGCCAGCGTCGCATCGGCCAATTTGTTAAATTCACTCTCGTTCATATTCCGGCCATCCGACATGTTTTCCAGCCCGCTCGTGCGCATCGTCGCACTGACCCTGACGCTCGCCGCCTGCGGCACCAAGGGACCATTGACGCTGCCGCCCAAGCAGGGCGCCCAGCCTGCGGCCGCGAAGCCCGCGCCCGCACCTGCTCCGCAAGATACTAACAAGGCCGACAAGCAATGAAGCATTTCGAAACCCGCGACGGCGCGCTGTACGCCGAAGGCGTTGCGCTCGAGCGCATTGCCGCCGAGTACGGCACGCCCACCTTCGTATACAGCCGCGCGGCGCTGACCGAAGCGCACGCTGCCTACGCCGAGGCACTGTCCGGCCGTGACGCCATGCTGTGCTACGCGGTGAAGTCGAATTCCAACCTGGCGATCATGAATGTGTTCGCGCGGCTGGGCACCGGCTTCGACATCGTGTCCGGCGGCGAACTGGCTCGCGTGATCGCGGCGGGCGGCGATCCGGCCAAGGTGGTGTTCTCCGGTGTCGGCAAGACGCGCGACGAAATGCGCGCCGCGCTGACCCACGGCATCTACTGCTTCAACGTCGAGTCCGAAGCCGAACTGCACCGGCTGGCCGAGGTCGCCGGCAGCCTGGGCAAGCGTGCGCCGATCGCGCTGCGGGTGAATCCGGACGTCGACCCGAAAACCCATCCGTACATATCCACCGGCCTGAAGTGCAACAAGTTCGGCGTGCCGATCGCCGACGCACACCGCATCTATCTCGATGCGGCGAAACTGCCGCAGCTGGAGATCCGCGGCATCGCCTGCCACATCGGCTCGCAGCTGCTGGACCCGGCGCCGGTGGCCGAAGCGGCCGCCAAGGTAGTGGCGCTGGCCGAGGCACTGAACCGCGACGGCATCGAACTGCGCCACCTCGACCTCGGCGGCGGCCTCGGCATCCGCTACGACGACGAGGACGTGCCGGCGACGCGTGACTACCTGGCGCCGCTGCTGGCCGTGCTGGCCGGCCGCAAGGAGAGACTGCTGCTCGAACCCGGCCGCTCTCTGGTCGGCAACGCCGGCGTGCTGCTGTCGAAGATCGAGTACCTGAAGCGTGGCGAGGAGCGCAATTTCGCCATCATCGACGCGGCGATGAACGATCTTGCCCGGCCGGCGCTGTACGACGCCTACCACCGCATCGCCGAGGTACGCCCGCGCGGCGAGGCGGACACCTACGACGTGGTCGGCCCGGTCTGCGAAAGCGGCGACTTCCTCGGCCGCGCACGTGAACTGGTGGTCGAGCCGGAGGACCTGGTCGCCATCTTCTCCGCCGGCGCCTACGGCATGACCATGAGTTCGAACTACAACACGCGGCCGCGCGCCGCCGAAGTAATGGTCGATGGCGACAAGGTGCACCTGATCCGCGCGCGCGAACGCATCGCCGACCTCTATGCCGGCGAACGCCTGCTGCCGTGAGCCAGGACGAAGAGGCCGCGCGCGAACGGCTGCGGCTCGACAAGTGGCTGTGGGCGGCGCGCTTCTTCAAGACGCGCACGCTGGCCTCCGACGCCATCGACGCCGGCCGCATCCAGCTGAACGAGGCGCGCGCCAAGCCGTCGCGCGAAGTGCGCATCGGCGACCGGCTGGATATCCAGACCGGCGAAGTGCGCTACACGGTGATCGTGCAGGCGCTGTCCGGCAGACGCGGCCCGGCCGAAGAGGCGCGCAAGCTTTATGAAGAGACCGGCGACAGCCTCGCCCGGCGCGAAGCGGAACGCGAACGGCGCCGACTTGCTCCGGAACCGTCACACATGCTGCACGGACGGCCCACCAAGACCCAGCGGCGTGAAATCGACCGCATGCGCGCTAAACTTCGCGGCGGCTGAGCCTTGCGCGCCAACGAATTGAAAACACTGTCAAAAGGAATCGAACCATGTCCGAACGTATCGTGATGAAGGTCGGTGAAGCCACCGTCTTCGCCAAGGAAGGTCAATACACCGATGCCATGCCGGAAATCGTCATCGGCTCGATCGACGGCCCGGTCGGCCAGGCCTTCGCCCAGATGATGGGTCAGACCGCCGGTCACACCCGCATGCTCGCCGTGCGCGACTGCAACCAGATGGCCAAGCCGGCGACGATGATGGTGCCCAAGGTCACGATCAAGAACTCGCGCACCGTCGAACTGCTGGGTGGCGTGGTGCAGTCGGCCACCGCCGACGCGGTCGTCGACTGCGTGTCGGAAGGCATCATCCCGAAGGATCTGGTGGACGAGCTGGTCATCATCGACCTGGTGTGGCTGGACCCGAATGCGGTCAAGGATCCCAACCTCGACATGAAGGATCTGTACCGCACCAATTACGAAGCAACCAAGATCGCGATACAGCGTGCGATGACCGGCAAGCCGACGATCGACGAGCTGATCGCCAACCGCCACAAGATCAAGCACTGCATGTACGACCCGGAAGCCTGATCGCGGCGCAAAGCCACAGCCAAAGCCCCTGCCAGCCGCAGGGGCTTTTGTTTTTGTGCAATCGAAACGAAGGGCAACACGACCTTGTCTTGACGCACGCGGCCATCCAGAATGAATGAGCCCGAAATGAGCGCGGGCTCACGGAGGATGGCCGATGGATATCCGTACCGATGGCACACCGGCGCACGATGCCCCGCCGATGCCGCAGATGAACGACGACGCCTTCCGCCGCGTCGTCGAGTACGCGCCCAGCGCGATGGTTCTGGTCGATGGCCGCGGCATGATGGTGCTGGTCAACGAGCAGACCGAAAGACTGTTCGGTTACCCGCGTACCGAACTGATAGGCCGCTCGGTCGATATGCTGGTGCCGTCGGCCGCGCGAGCACACCACGCCGACTTCCGTCACAGCTTCCTGTCATCGCCCAGCCCACGTCCGATGGGCGGCGGCCGCGACCTGTTCGCCTGCCGTGCCGACGGCAGCGAGTTTCCGGTCGAGATCGGCCTGAACCCGATGGATACAGGCAGTGGGGTCATGGTGCTGGCATCCATCGTCGACATCACCGAACGGCGCCGCGCCCAGCAGGTGCTGGAACAGGCACTGCAGGAAAAGACGGTGCTGCTCAACGAAGTGCACCACCGGGTCAAGAACAATCTGCAGGTCATCACCAGCCTGCTCAACCTGCAGGCCAACAATGTCGATGACCCGCGCGTACGCGACATCCTGAACGAGAGCCAGAACCGCGTGCGAGCGATGGCGCTGACCCATCAGCTGCTGTATGAGCGCAAGGACTTCTCGCGCATGGACCTCGGCGACTACCTTGATCGTCTTGCGCAGTTGCTGCGCGGAGCCTACCGCAGCAGTGCGAGCGGCGTCGAACTGCGGCTCGAACGCCCGCCGCAGCCGGTCTATCTCGATCTGGAACGCGCGATCCCGTGCGGGCTGGTGGTGAACGAACTGGTCACCAATGCCTTCAAGCATGCCTTCCCGGCGCAGCGCGCCGGCACCATCACCGTTTCGCTGCACGGCAGCGACGATCGGCTGACGCTGGGCGTGCGCGACGACGGAGTCGGCCTGCCGGCCGGTTTTGACTTCGACACCGTTAAGTCGCTTGGCCTGCAGCTGGTGCCCCTGCTGATAGATCAGCTGCACGGCGAACTGCAGATGGCGCGCGACGGCGGCGCCTGCTATCTCATCACCTTTCCGGCATCACTCAACGTGCGAGGTACGACATGAACGCACCGCTCCCGATCAATCTGATGCTGGTCGAGGACGAACGCGTGATCGCTTTCGACCTGAAGAACCAGCTGCAGTCCTTCGGCTACAAGGTTGGCGCGGTGCTGGCCAGCGGCGAGCAGGCGGTGCGCAAGGTCGGCGAGGTGGCGCCCGACCTGGTGCTGATGGACATCCACCTCGAAGGTCCGATCGACGGCATAGACGCGGCACTGCAGATCCAGTCGCAGCACCGCGTACCGGTGGTCTTCCTGACCGCCTACGCCGAGGACGACACGCTGCGCCGCGCACTCGACTGCCGGCCCTTCGGCTATCTGGTCAAGCCGTGCGAAGCGCGCGAGCTGCACGCGACGATACAGATGGCGCTTGCGCGTCGCGAAGTCGAGGTGCTCGTGGAGCGCAGCGAACAGCTGTTCAAGCAGGCGCTGGATGCCGCCTCGCTCGGCGTGATCGAGTGGCAGGGCGATTCGATGCAGTTGCACGGCGACGGCCACTTGCGCAGCCTGTTCGGCGACCGCCCGGTCCCGCTGGATGAATCGTGGAATCTCTTTCTGTCGCGCGTCGATGCCGGCGACCGCGAGCGCGTGTCGGCGGCGCTGAACGCGGCGCTGCAGCGCGGCGATCCGGTGCGCATCGAATTCCGGACAGTGGGCAATGGCGGCCCACGCAGTCTGGAAGCGCACGCGCGCGCTTACGGCGACCCGGCGGGCGAGCAGCGCATCGTCGGCATCCTGCAGGACGTGACGCAACGCCGCCGCGACGAGGAGCGCCTGCGCCAGTCCAGCGTCGTATTCCACACCACGGCCGAAGCCATCGTGATCGCCGACGCCCGTCGGCGCATCGTCGCGGTCAATGCCGCCTATACACGCATCACCGGGCACGACGAGACCCAGGTACTCGGCCTCGACCCTGACGCGGTGCTCGGAACCGGCCACGGCGACGATTTCTACGCCGCGCTGGTCGCCCCCTCGAGCACCGGCTACTGGCAGGGCGAGGTGCTGTGCCAACGCGCGTCGGGCGAGAGCTTCCCGGCCTGGGAAAGCATCAGCGCGGTGCGCAACGACAACGGCACCGTCACCCATTTCGTCGCTGCCTTCTCCGATTTCAGCGCCATCCATCAGGCCGAGGAGAAACTGAATCATCTGGCGCATCACGACGCGCTGACCGGCCTGCCCAACCGCCTGCTGTTCGACGACCGCTTCGAGCGCGCCATCGAACAGGCACGTCGCGCGCAGCAGCGCTGCATCCTGCTCTTTCTCGACCTGGACAGCTTCAAGGGGGTGAACGACACACTGGGCCATGGCGTCGGCGACGAGCTGCTGCGCGCGGTGTCGGTGCGTCTGCGTGAGGCGCTGCGCCGCAGCGACACGCTGGCCCGCCTCGGCGGCGACGAATTCGTCGTGCTGACCGGCAGCGCACAGCCGGAAGACGCCTCGCATCTGGCGATGAAGCTGCTCGGTGCGCTGCGTGATCCGTTCGACCTCGGTGGCGAGCAAATACGCATCACCGGCAGCATAGGCATCGCCGTATTCCCCGACCACGGCACCGATCGCAACGTGCTGATGCGCGCAGCCGACATCGCGATGTACTCGGCCAAGTCGCAAGGACGCAACCGCTATCAGTTCTTCACTGCCGACATGTCGGAGCGCACACAGGAACGCATGCAGATGGAACAGGGCCTGCGTCGCGCCATCGATAACGACGCGCTGGAGGTGCACTACCAGCCCCAGCTCCGGCTGTCCGACGCGCACGTGATCGGCGTCGAGGCGCTGGTTCGCTGGCCGCATCCGGAACTGGGCATGATTTCGCCCGCGCGCTTCATTCCGGTCGCCGAAGAGAGCGGCATCATTGAAGCGCTGGGCATGTGGGTGCTGCGCCGCGCCTGCCATGACATCGTCGGCCTGCCGGACAACGATGGCCGGCAGATGCGCCTCGCCGTCAACGTGTCGGTCAGGCAGTTCATGCGCGAGGACTTCGTCGCCCATGTGCTGGAGGTGCTGACCGAAACCGGCTTCCCGGCCGAGTCGCTAGAGCTCGAGATCACCGAGTCCACGCTGCAGGTGATCGAGCAGAGCGCCGGCATACTCGATGCGCTGAAGCGGCTCGGCATCTCGATCAGCATCGACGATTTCGGCACCGGCTACTCATCGCTGAGCGTGCTGCGCGGCCTGCCGATAGACCGCATCAAGATAGACCGCTCCTTCATCATCGACCTGACCGAGAACGAGGACGCGCGCGCGATGATAGAAGCCATGCTGGCGCTGGGTCGCTCACTGCGCATGACCACCATCGCCGAGGGCATAGAGCTGTCCGAACAGGCCGAACTGCTGCTGCGGCTCGGTTGTTCGGAGGGCCAGGGTTATCTGTTTGCGCGCCCGATGTCGGCAGGCCAGCTGCGGCAGTCGCTGCGGCACCCGCCAGACGATATCTAGACGGTCTCGACCGCGTCGGCCGGCAGTCCGTCGAGGTGGCGGCGCAGGATGCGGTAGTGGTCATAGTCGAAGCGC
The window above is part of the Methyloversatilis discipulorum genome. Proteins encoded here:
- the lptM gene encoding LPS translocon maturation chaperone LptM; this translates as MFSSPLVRIVALTLTLAACGTKGPLTLPPKQGAQPAAAKPAPAPAPQDTNKADKQ
- the lysA gene encoding diaminopimelate decarboxylase, giving the protein MKHFETRDGALYAEGVALERIAAEYGTPTFVYSRAALTEAHAAYAEALSGRDAMLCYAVKSNSNLAIMNVFARLGTGFDIVSGGELARVIAAGGDPAKVVFSGVGKTRDEMRAALTHGIYCFNVESEAELHRLAEVAGSLGKRAPIALRVNPDVDPKTHPYISTGLKCNKFGVPIADAHRIYLDAAKLPQLEIRGIACHIGSQLLDPAPVAEAAAKVVALAEALNRDGIELRHLDLGGGLGIRYDDEDVPATRDYLAPLLAVLAGRKERLLLEPGRSLVGNAGVLLSKIEYLKRGEERNFAIIDAAMNDLARPALYDAYHRIAEVRPRGEADTYDVVGPVCESGDFLGRARELVVEPEDLVAIFSAGAYGMTMSSNYNTRPRAAEVMVDGDKVHLIRARERIADLYAGERLLP
- a CDS encoding PilN domain-containing protein yields the protein MIRINLLPHREEKRKARRQQFYALTGLTLVLGGLIVALGNGIISGYVSAQDEKNAFLKTEIAALDKSIDEIKRLREQTDALLQRKRVIESLQGNRSEAVGLFNELAKNVPEGVYIKKVSQQANKINLVGYAQSNARVSSLMRNLESSPLLERPTLIEIKGATVDKRRMNEFSLDLFITRAVDEADSKTAKGRKT
- a CDS encoding EAL domain-containing protein, which codes for MNAPLPINLMLVEDERVIAFDLKNQLQSFGYKVGAVLASGEQAVRKVGEVAPDLVLMDIHLEGPIDGIDAALQIQSQHRVPVVFLTAYAEDDTLRRALDCRPFGYLVKPCEARELHATIQMALARREVEVLVERSEQLFKQALDAASLGVIEWQGDSMQLHGDGHLRSLFGDRPVPLDESWNLFLSRVDAGDRERVSAALNAALQRGDPVRIEFRTVGNGGPRSLEAHARAYGDPAGEQRIVGILQDVTQRRRDEERLRQSSVVFHTTAEAIVIADARRRIVAVNAAYTRITGHDETQVLGLDPDAVLGTGHGDDFYAALVAPSSTGYWQGEVLCQRASGESFPAWESISAVRNDNGTVTHFVAAFSDFSAIHQAEEKLNHLAHHDALTGLPNRLLFDDRFERAIEQARRAQQRCILLFLDLDSFKGVNDTLGHGVGDELLRAVSVRLREALRRSDTLARLGGDEFVVLTGSAQPEDASHLAMKLLGALRDPFDLGGEQIRITGSIGIAVFPDHGTDRNVLMRAADIAMYSAKSQGRNRYQFFTADMSERTQERMQMEQGLRRAIDNDALEVHYQPQLRLSDAHVIGVEALVRWPHPELGMISPARFIPVAEESGIIEALGMWVLRRACHDIVGLPDNDGRQMRLAVNVSVRQFMREDFVAHVLEVLTETGFPAESLELEITESTLQVIEQSAGILDALKRLGISISIDDFGTGYSSLSVLRGLPIDRIKIDRSFIIDLTENEDARAMIEAMLALGRSLRMTTIAEGIELSEQAELLLRLGCSEGQGYLFARPMSAGQLRQSLRHPPDDI
- a CDS encoding penicillin-binding protein 1A, giving the protein MLSKFRWLLYPLTALTGLALIGAALALIVVLLAYPQLPSLDILTDYRPKIPLRVYNADGQLIGEFGEERRSVVPIEQVPDALKHAIIAAEDERFYQHSGIDYIGIARAALANLTSGGRSQGASTITMQVARNFFLSSERTLRRKVYEALMAFKIENSLTKDQILQLYINQIYLGQRAYGFAAASRAYFGKNLKDISVAEAAMLAGLPKAPSKYNPVVNPKRAALRQSYVLRRMQELGYIDEATRARAVEEELVLRRDSSSTASGPKPADFVAEMARQMAVERFGENAYSLGLRVVTTIRRADQDAAIEAVRKGVFDYDRRHGYRGAESFVDMKDVGADDDELLDDLLQDVPDAVGLHAAVVLAASPTAVKVYKRGGEVLNLGADAIKFAKAMLDDKAPPARKLRRGAVVRVMQDAKLGWTLAQMPEVEAALLAIDSSDGAVRALVGGFDFNRSKFNHVTQGWRQPGSAFKPFIYSAALEKGYGPATVEEDTPLVVSAGETGSQSWQPKNYDGKYDGPISLRTALAKSKNMVSIRMLRSIGPRYAQDYVSRFGFDAARHPPYLTMALGAGSVTPWQMASAYAVFANGGYRVEPYVVSEITDSEGRVLARFTPRKAGDEGLRVIDARNAYLMDSMMQDVVRRGTATRALALKRGDLAGKTGTTNDYLDAWFCGYQPSRVAVAWIGFDNPRTLGRGETGGSAALPMWVDYMRHALKDVPEQRLPLPDGLISIDAGEDSKGNPRNDLMYEEHLPPPPESLPEEPETPASEGELQPGPPPQSPAPIPTPPRSPTGHIVPSESRLTVPETLSRAASPARPPAG
- a CDS encoding pilus assembly protein PilM translates to MAFDLSVFNPGARPLMGLDVSSSAVKLVELSRTAKGEHRIERYAIENLPRDSVVDGNIAKLEDVADAVRRAWKRMGTSTRNVALALPAAAVITKKIIVPANQREQELEVLVESEANQYIPFQLDEVNLDFQVVGPAPGNPDEVEVLIAASRKEKVEDRVAVAEAAGLRAVVVDVESYAAQAAFELVEKQLPDGGKDTNIVLVDVGANVMNVIILRNDQPVYSREQAFGGYQLTQDIMRNYGMSPEEAEAAKRTNTLPENYENDLLRPFMDNLALEVSRALQFFFTSTQYNSVDHIVLAGGCSVIPGLDEVVANRTQVETRIANPFVDMQLSQTVTAKRLSQDAPSLLVACGLALRRFDA
- the cyaY gene encoding iron donor protein CyaY — encoded protein: MNESEFNKLADATLAAIEQAIERSGAGIDYELQAGGVLELEFDDGSKMVINRHGVAQEIWVAARSGGFHFRADGGRWIGTRDGKELMQALEELLSQQAGEPVKLRG
- a CDS encoding RNA-binding S4 domain-containing protein — its product is MSQDEEAARERLRLDKWLWAARFFKTRTLASDAIDAGRIQLNEARAKPSREVRIGDRLDIQTGEVRYTVIVQALSGRRGPAEEARKLYEETGDSLARREAERERRRLAPEPSHMLHGRPTKTQRREIDRMRAKLRGG
- a CDS encoding sensor histidine kinase; the protein is MDIRTDGTPAHDAPPMPQMNDDAFRRVVEYAPSAMVLVDGRGMMVLVNEQTERLFGYPRTELIGRSVDMLVPSAARAHHADFRHSFLSSPSPRPMGGGRDLFACRADGSEFPVEIGLNPMDTGSGVMVLASIVDITERRRAQQVLEQALQEKTVLLNEVHHRVKNNLQVITSLLNLQANNVDDPRVRDILNESQNRVRAMALTHQLLYERKDFSRMDLGDYLDRLAQLLRGAYRSSASGVELRLERPPQPVYLDLERAIPCGLVVNELVTNAFKHAFPAQRAGTITVSLHGSDDRLTLGVRDDGVGLPAGFDFDTVKSLGLQLVPLLIDQLHGELQMARDGGACYLITFPASLNVRGTT
- the fae gene encoding formaldehyde-activating enzyme, whose product is MSERIVMKVGEATVFAKEGQYTDAMPEIVIGSIDGPVGQAFAQMMGQTAGHTRMLAVRDCNQMAKPATMMVPKVTIKNSRTVELLGGVVQSATADAVVDCVSEGIIPKDLVDELVIIDLVWLDPNAVKDPNLDMKDLYRTNYEATKIAIQRAMTGKPTIDELIANRHKIKHCMYDPEA